The following coding sequences lie in one Vibrio sp. ED004 genomic window:
- a CDS encoding bifunctional acetate--CoA ligase family protein/GNAT family N-acetyltransferase, whose protein sequence is MNHLDPLLKPRSIAVVGASQRETRAGYIVMNNLLHGDFKGAVMPVTPKYDSVAGVLSYKNILSLPIVPDLAILCTNATRNVVIFEELAEKGIVSVIVLSSDMQQLSDNGETFDERCLAIAKKHNIRVLGSNSLGVIVPWLNLNASFSPVTALPGKIAFVSQSAAVCTTILDWANDKEIGFSAFISIGNGSDIEFSELLDYLSTDSHTEAILLYVDSITDARRFISAARAASRNRRILVLKGGRTAKGRAAAMAHTGGADTLDIIYDSAIRRSGMLRVKNLHELFAAVETLTHSVPLRGERLAIVTNGGGPAIMAVDTLFDRGGKLAELSDDTLDKLSKVLPSSWSHSNPIDIVGDAGDQRYIDTINTLLDGDESDAILIMHSPSAVAHSAQTAERIIEAIKKHPRHKRFNILTNWSGELTARPARKLFTEAGIPTYRTPESSVVAFMHLVEYRRNQRQLMETPTTAEKVHIEDLADAKSWIERQLLDKDTVSLDTHQNSQFFKHFNLDVLPTWIASDPSEAVHIAETIGYPVAVKLRSPDIAHKSDVQGVMLNLRNSSEVANAAQAILDRSQLSFPTAHIHGLLIQGMAKLAGGQELRVKVTTDETFGPIILLGQGGSEWDESIDAAAAFPPLNMTLARYLIIRAIKSGKIRLQKLPNPIDIEGLSELLVRISQMVVDCPEIHDLDIHPVLANGDKFTILDADIILKAYEGDPQERLAIRPYPVELEETIQLKDGTEVLLRPILPEDEPLHADFINRVSKEDLYKRFFSDVGEFNHEALANFTQIDFDREIAFVVVRKEQGVPAIIGVSRALINPENTDAEFAILIRSDLKGVGLGRILMAKVIDYCRAKQTKQMSGMTMPTNRGMLTLAQKLGFKLDISFEDGTADMVLHLLE, encoded by the coding sequence ATGAATCATCTTGATCCCCTACTCAAACCCCGCTCTATCGCAGTTGTTGGCGCTTCGCAACGAGAAACGCGCGCGGGTTATATCGTTATGAATAATTTATTGCACGGGGATTTTAAAGGTGCGGTGATGCCGGTTACACCGAAATACGATTCTGTGGCAGGCGTACTCTCTTATAAGAACATCTTGTCACTGCCTATCGTTCCCGATCTTGCCATCTTGTGTACCAACGCGACACGCAATGTTGTCATTTTTGAAGAGTTGGCCGAGAAAGGCATTGTGTCTGTTATTGTCCTTTCTTCAGACATGCAACAGCTAAGTGATAATGGTGAGACGTTTGACGAAAGATGCCTAGCGATTGCAAAAAAACACAATATTCGCGTGCTCGGTTCAAACAGCTTAGGGGTTATTGTCCCTTGGCTAAACCTAAATGCCTCTTTCTCTCCTGTTACTGCACTTCCCGGAAAAATTGCGTTTGTTTCTCAGTCTGCAGCGGTTTGCACCACCATACTCGATTGGGCCAACGACAAAGAGATTGGCTTCTCTGCGTTCATATCAATCGGTAATGGCAGTGACATCGAGTTTTCGGAACTGTTGGATTACTTGAGTACCGATTCTCACACCGAAGCAATCTTGCTCTATGTCGATAGTATTACTGATGCCAGGCGTTTTATCTCTGCAGCTCGAGCAGCATCACGTAACCGACGAATCCTCGTATTAAAAGGCGGCCGCACGGCGAAAGGACGAGCTGCTGCTATGGCACATACTGGCGGCGCTGACACACTAGATATTATCTATGACTCTGCAATCCGACGCAGTGGCATGTTGCGAGTTAAGAACTTACATGAGCTGTTTGCCGCGGTAGAAACCCTAACTCATTCTGTGCCACTGCGTGGTGAACGACTTGCTATTGTCACTAACGGCGGCGGCCCTGCGATTATGGCGGTGGATACACTGTTTGACCGTGGTGGTAAATTAGCAGAACTCTCTGATGACACACTTGATAAACTCAGCAAGGTCTTACCATCCAGCTGGTCTCACAGCAATCCTATCGACATTGTTGGTGATGCTGGCGATCAGCGTTACATCGATACCATTAACACTCTGCTTGATGGTGATGAATCGGATGCCATTCTGATTATGCACAGTCCTTCGGCAGTCGCGCATTCGGCTCAAACTGCAGAGAGAATTATCGAAGCGATCAAGAAGCACCCTCGTCATAAACGATTCAATATTTTGACCAATTGGTCTGGTGAGCTCACCGCAAGGCCTGCGAGAAAGCTGTTTACTGAAGCGGGAATTCCAACCTATCGAACGCCAGAGAGTTCGGTGGTTGCCTTCATGCACTTAGTCGAATACCGACGTAACCAGCGTCAGTTAATGGAAACGCCAACCACGGCTGAAAAAGTACATATTGAAGACTTGGCCGATGCGAAAAGTTGGATTGAACGCCAACTACTGGATAAAGATACAGTTAGCCTTGATACCCACCAAAACAGCCAATTTTTCAAACACTTCAACTTGGACGTTCTACCGACTTGGATTGCTTCTGACCCAAGTGAGGCGGTACATATTGCTGAAACGATTGGTTATCCCGTTGCGGTAAAACTCCGTTCACCTGACATCGCGCATAAGTCAGATGTACAAGGTGTGATGCTTAATCTAAGAAACAGCAGCGAGGTCGCTAATGCCGCTCAAGCGATTCTCGACCGATCTCAGTTGTCATTCCCTACCGCCCATATTCACGGTTTGTTGATTCAAGGCATGGCTAAGCTAGCCGGCGGCCAAGAGCTTAGAGTTAAAGTAACAACCGATGAAACCTTCGGGCCGATTATCCTACTCGGCCAAGGGGGCTCTGAATGGGACGAATCGATCGACGCGGCAGCCGCATTTCCACCGCTCAACATGACACTGGCTCGTTACCTGATTATTCGAGCGATAAAGAGTGGCAAGATCCGTTTGCAGAAATTACCTAACCCGATCGATATCGAGGGGCTTTCTGAATTGTTGGTTCGTATATCTCAAATGGTGGTTGATTGCCCTGAAATACATGATTTGGATATCCACCCAGTACTTGCCAATGGAGATAAATTCACAATATTGGATGCCGATATCATCTTGAAAGCCTATGAGGGGGACCCACAAGAACGACTTGCGATTCGCCCGTACCCCGTTGAACTGGAAGAGACGATACAGTTGAAAGACGGTACTGAGGTACTGCTGCGCCCTATTCTTCCTGAAGATGAACCGCTTCACGCTGACTTTATTAACCGAGTATCAAAAGAGGATCTCTATAAACGCTTCTTTAGTGATGTCGGTGAGTTCAATCATGAAGCATTAGCGAACTTTACTCAGATCGATTTTGATAGAGAGATCGCTTTTGTTGTGGTGCGTAAGGAACAAGGCGTTCCAGCGATCATTGGTGTATCTCGAGCGCTAATTAACCCAGAGAACACTGATGCTGAGTTTGCGATACTGATTCGTTCAGATCTTAAAGGTGTTGGCTTAGGTCGTATTCTGATGGCTAAAGTTATCGATTACTGCCGTGCGAAACAGACCAAGCAGATGTCTGGAATGACGATGCCAACCAATAGAGGAATGCTGACACTAGCTCAAAAACTCGGTTTTAAGCTAGATATCAGTTTTGAAGATGGCACGGCAGATATGGTGCTACATTTACTTGAGTGA
- a CDS encoding LysR family transcriptional regulator has translation MHSPITLEALHILDAIDRRGSFAAAANEMDRAPSSLSYQIQKLEQDLDIMIFDRSGHRANFTEAGQLILEQGRVILGATERLVNEASILANGWELDLTIAFDGIIPIANFFPLVDELGKISKTRVRLQEEILAGCWESLTDGRADLLVCPKVDTIPNDMKSDVIGKMEMVWVAASNHYVHKRSGEFDQKARESYRVIAIADTARDQPALSRNILEKQPRLTVTSFSAKVEALTTGLGIGTLPCSVAKPLIESGVLKQIAGTEPQPIDIVMAWRRNKMGDAKSWCIQHLKKTWSLK, from the coding sequence CCGCTGCGGCCAATGAAATGGATCGAGCACCCTCATCACTCAGTTATCAAATTCAGAAGCTCGAGCAAGACCTAGATATCATGATTTTTGACCGTTCAGGCCACCGTGCAAACTTCACGGAAGCAGGGCAATTGATACTGGAGCAAGGCAGAGTAATTCTTGGTGCGACAGAGAGATTGGTAAACGAAGCGAGCATTCTAGCCAATGGTTGGGAACTGGATTTGACCATCGCCTTTGATGGCATCATCCCAATTGCCAATTTCTTTCCACTTGTCGATGAACTAGGAAAAATCAGTAAGACACGTGTTCGATTGCAAGAAGAGATCCTAGCAGGTTGTTGGGAGTCACTGACCGATGGCCGTGCAGATTTACTGGTGTGCCCGAAGGTCGACACGATTCCAAACGACATGAAAAGTGACGTAATTGGGAAAATGGAAATGGTTTGGGTAGCAGCATCCAATCATTACGTTCACAAGCGCTCTGGCGAATTTGACCAAAAGGCTAGGGAAAGTTACAGGGTAATTGCAATTGCGGATACAGCCCGCGATCAACCAGCTTTAAGTCGTAATATTCTAGAGAAGCAGCCGCGGTTAACAGTAACAAGCTTCTCCGCAAAAGTAGAAGCGTTAACTACGGGGCTAGGTATTGGTACCTTGCCTTGTAGTGTTGCTAAGCCTTTGATCGAATCGGGTGTTTTAAAACAGATTGCCGGTACCGAACCGCAGCCGATTGATATAGTAATGGCTTGGCGACGCAATAAAATGGGCGACGCCAAGTCTTGGTGTATTCAACACCTTAAAAAGACATGGTCACTCAAGTAA